The proteins below come from a single Zhouia spongiae genomic window:
- a CDS encoding gliding motility-associated C-terminal domain-containing protein, with amino-acid sequence MDRKLHPNAIHPIMLMVLLLSAQFAIAQTLKQPVLGFSNPCPSVNFNAFEVDFEWEIPLVENDNEFILELSDANGNFDNPTTLSTLSDKNTALSFTFTFGFPEDTYGEYYKIRVRSTNPARTSPVSKSFAAYYRTVNSPLLLNNGSDVVLCNGPQLLEVNNYPDEPHYNWYKDFNLIPGEKNAYLEVTEPGLYFVEVDYGLYCSIDTASNLISVSQNDQFSVTLSGEPNIELCANDSYTWTVTTDITADDNFTYNWYKGETLVASTASDTYTITDSNGDAAGEYYVEVDPGSGCLALSPSVIVSINDFEVATEPAGSVVLMPSQTKTIKATTTASNPVYQWFKNGVEISGETSAILTVDNPGSYAVSVRETSACGFTKKSTPVSVSDPSDFEITIVADNYTACSSSSTILKINELNALANNGDIIPVDESIISQFQFQWYLNGNRVTGATAQQITIDNSTLNGTYFLKGILASFVAESNTLDIKVGVPAPEITADAAYICEDIQQLTITSSVTAPEYTYSWYLDNTLLEETGTTLKTLKAGTYVLKVNNGGCEVSSDPLTIEPYTSDLITLNKEGIIYLQKGQSEEIIAGGADSYIWYDDAHQVIGTTAGITISEEGVYTLVATIGSCELVKTVEAVLEESTIIPNVISPNGDGINDTWAIPAEYLNKPEVKVEIYTSNGDLIFSRANYQNNWPESTIRYSGRNPVYYYRIIKSGETIKKGTITIIK; translated from the coding sequence ATGGATAGAAAGTTACACCCCAACGCTATTCATCCTATTATGCTTATGGTGCTACTCCTTAGCGCGCAGTTTGCTATTGCCCAAACTTTAAAACAACCGGTTTTAGGTTTTTCCAATCCTTGTCCATCTGTAAATTTCAACGCTTTTGAAGTAGATTTTGAATGGGAGATACCTTTGGTAGAGAACGATAACGAATTTATTCTCGAACTATCAGATGCCAATGGAAATTTTGATAATCCGACAACCCTCAGTACCCTTTCTGATAAAAATACCGCTTTAAGTTTCACGTTTACATTCGGTTTCCCGGAAGACACCTATGGTGAGTATTATAAAATCAGGGTACGTAGCACAAATCCGGCCAGAACCAGTCCTGTGTCTAAAAGTTTCGCCGCCTATTACAGAACGGTTAATTCACCATTATTACTCAACAATGGAAGCGATGTCGTTTTGTGTAATGGCCCTCAGCTGTTAGAAGTTAATAATTATCCTGACGAGCCTCATTATAATTGGTATAAGGATTTTAACTTGATTCCCGGAGAGAAAAATGCTTACCTCGAAGTTACGGAGCCGGGTCTTTATTTTGTAGAAGTCGATTATGGCCTCTATTGCTCTATTGACACAGCCTCAAACCTGATAAGTGTTTCCCAGAACGATCAGTTTAGTGTAACCTTATCGGGAGAACCCAATATCGAACTTTGTGCAAATGACTCTTACACATGGACGGTTACAACCGATATTACCGCGGATGACAATTTTACTTATAATTGGTATAAAGGAGAGACATTGGTAGCTTCTACGGCTTCTGATACTTATACGATCACAGACAGTAATGGTGATGCTGCCGGAGAATACTATGTTGAAGTTGATCCCGGTTCCGGATGTTTGGCTTTATCTCCTTCGGTCATAGTCTCAATTAATGATTTTGAAGTAGCGACAGAGCCGGCCGGCAGTGTGGTTTTAATGCCTTCGCAGACAAAAACCATCAAGGCGACGACTACCGCATCAAACCCGGTATACCAGTGGTTTAAAAACGGCGTTGAGATTTCTGGCGAAACCTCAGCTATATTAACTGTTGATAACCCTGGTTCTTATGCTGTTTCGGTCAGGGAGACATCAGCTTGTGGTTTCACGAAAAAATCAACCCCTGTATCAGTATCAGATCCGTCAGATTTCGAAATAACAATAGTTGCGGATAATTATACGGCATGTTCATCTTCAAGTACTATATTGAAAATTAATGAGTTGAATGCCTTAGCCAATAATGGCGATATTATTCCGGTTGACGAAAGTATTATCAGCCAGTTTCAGTTTCAATGGTACCTGAATGGAAACAGGGTAACAGGTGCAACGGCACAACAAATTACTATCGACAATTCCACCTTAAACGGAACGTATTTTTTAAAAGGGATTTTAGCGTCTTTTGTAGCAGAATCTAATACTCTCGATATCAAAGTTGGAGTTCCCGCTCCTGAAATTACGGCAGATGCAGCGTATATATGTGAAGATATTCAGCAGCTGACCATTACATCATCGGTTACAGCTCCCGAATATACGTATAGCTGGTACCTGGATAATACCCTCTTGGAAGAAACAGGAACTACCTTAAAAACATTAAAGGCGGGGACATATGTGCTGAAAGTAAACAACGGCGGATGCGAAGTAAGCTCAGATCCACTTACGATCGAGCCGTATACCTCCGATCTGATTACATTGAATAAAGAAGGAATTATATACCTCCAAAAAGGACAATCAGAAGAAATTATAGCCGGTGGAGCAGATTCGTATATATGGTATGATGATGCACATCAGGTGATAGGCACCACAGCCGGTATAACGATTTCAGAAGAAGGGGTTTATACTTTGGTTGCTACAATTGGCAGTTGCGAACTCGTTAAAACGGTGGAGGCAGTACTTGAGGAAAGTACAATTATTCCGAATGTGATCAGCCCAAATGGTGATGGAATAAATGATACCTGGGCTATACCAGCAGAATACCTGAACAAGCCGGAAGTAAAAGTTGAGATATATACATCAAATGGAGATCTGATCTTTTCCCGCGCCAATTATCAGAATAACTGGCCGGAAAGTACCATCAGGTATTCAGGCAGAAATCCTGTGTATTATTACAGGATCATTAAAAGCGGAGAAACAATTAAAAAAGGAACAATAACAATAATAAAGTAA
- a CDS encoding PorP/SprF family type IX secretion system membrane protein — protein sequence MRRHPLLLAIVFVFIGLHLSNAQEEDPYISIDIPSQNMLKFNRFLINPTFSTVKETKSYFNLFHRSEWDNSNKTYLGSYSGRINDRTGLGLSVYHQKFGVISNFGLMGNYTYGVRLSENVNMHLGVNLSYYNSGFDRSEAQTVDIDPIIQELNGNSLLSVQPGFNLAIGNFDVGIYAENLVDFNLNTGESVTEFNEKTFSGHLMYTREIANGTGLMKDGRYSILARARMRGDDDISPSASFILDLPVGWFQTGYDDYYGASAGVGFNISKRISIGYVYEKGLKNPISNFGSTHEINFAYSFQPHLTDNMVLQEEEDNVLLEEKLASLAENEELEEGDTIVVENDTVIVYKSDETAIADLIEKKRDAILGSRDTTLEKKIIANKDRKRQYVEKYMDQIAEKAKKNPQYQQQIAELKEELDIADQPETLVAETNPANIPSTGTGIKKRSYTKTESKPVIYNKTNKDNKYLVIANVFKDRENSARFIEQMQSKGMNARSFSKNGLHYVYLDEYSNWTDASVASENGLNGRYNDKTWVLRQQIDNSNNQYGGARDRWTNAGLMECTKENIERLNSITFKGFRGHQALQKMLDDKMKNGYYLIANVFSEHKNASRFIDQLRSMGIEAHYFVNPNNNYSYVYLNQDISLQSAKTLYNQNKDKEYAFDLWIMHVKT from the coding sequence ATGAGGCGACACCCCCTCCTACTCGCGATTGTATTTGTGTTTATTGGTTTGCATTTGAGTAATGCACAGGAAGAGGATCCGTATATCTCTATCGATATACCGTCGCAAAATATGTTGAAGTTTAACAGGTTTTTAATCAATCCTACTTTTTCAACAGTAAAAGAAACCAAGTCATATTTTAACTTATTCCACCGAAGTGAGTGGGATAACAGCAATAAGACCTATTTAGGGAGTTATTCCGGAAGGATTAACGACCGGACGGGACTTGGTTTGAGTGTGTACCATCAAAAATTTGGAGTGATTTCTAATTTTGGCCTGATGGGAAACTATACCTATGGTGTGCGCCTAAGCGAAAATGTAAATATGCACCTGGGGGTAAATTTATCTTACTACAATAGCGGTTTCGATCGAAGCGAAGCGCAAACGGTCGATATCGATCCTATAATTCAGGAACTTAACGGTAATTCCTTACTCTCCGTTCAGCCCGGATTCAACTTGGCAATTGGAAATTTTGATGTGGGTATCTATGCCGAGAACCTGGTAGATTTCAACCTGAATACAGGTGAGTCCGTAACCGAATTCAATGAAAAGACATTTTCCGGACATTTAATGTATACCAGGGAAATTGCAAACGGAACCGGATTAATGAAAGACGGTCGATATAGCATCCTGGCCAGAGCCAGAATGCGTGGAGATGATGATATTTCGCCATCTGCCAGCTTTATTTTAGACCTGCCGGTCGGTTGGTTTCAAACGGGTTATGACGATTACTATGGAGCGAGCGCAGGCGTTGGTTTTAATATCTCAAAAAGAATTTCAATTGGCTACGTATATGAAAAAGGATTAAAAAATCCGATCTCTAATTTCGGGTCTACCCACGAAATTAATTTTGCCTATTCCTTCCAGCCTCATTTAACAGACAACATGGTATTACAGGAAGAAGAAGATAATGTTTTACTGGAAGAAAAACTGGCATCATTAGCTGAAAACGAGGAGCTGGAAGAAGGAGATACGATAGTCGTGGAAAACGATACCGTTATCGTGTATAAAAGCGATGAAACGGCTATAGCAGATTTGATAGAAAAGAAACGCGATGCCATTCTTGGAAGCAGGGATACGACACTGGAGAAAAAAATAATAGCGAACAAGGATAGAAAAAGACAGTATGTCGAAAAATACATGGATCAAATAGCCGAAAAGGCGAAAAAAAATCCACAATATCAACAGCAAATAGCCGAATTAAAAGAAGAACTTGATATTGCTGATCAACCTGAAACATTGGTAGCAGAAACGAACCCGGCAAATATACCATCAACGGGAACAGGCATAAAAAAACGGTCTTATACAAAAACCGAAAGCAAGCCGGTTATTTACAATAAGACAAATAAAGACAACAAGTACCTGGTGATTGCCAATGTGTTTAAAGACCGCGAAAATTCAGCCCGTTTTATAGAACAGATGCAATCAAAGGGTATGAATGCCAGGTCATTTTCTAAAAACGGCCTGCATTATGTTTATTTAGATGAATATAGCAATTGGACAGATGCATCCGTGGCATCTGAAAATGGCTTGAATGGCCGGTATAATGATAAAACCTGGGTGTTAAGACAGCAAATAGATAACAGCAATAATCAATACGGAGGGGCAAGGGACCGGTGGACAAATGCCGGCTTGATGGAGTGTACAAAAGAGAATATCGAAAGACTTAATTCGATTACATTTAAAGGCTTTAGAGGGCATCAGGCATTACAGAAAATGCTGGATGATAAAATGAAAAATGGATATTACCTGATAGCCAATGTTTTTTCTGAGCATAAGAATGCATCGAGGTTTATCGATCAATTGAGGTCTATGGGCATCGAAGCACATTATTTTGTAAACCCGAATAACAATTATAGCTATGTATATCTGAATCAGGATATCTCTTTGCAAAGTGCTAAAACCTTATACAACCAAAATAAAGACAAGGAATATGCCTTTGACCTTTGGATCATGCATGTAAAGACATAG
- the gltX gene encoding glutamate--tRNA ligase: protein MTKKVRVRFAPSPTGPLHIGGVRTALFNYLFAKKNGGDFVLRIEDTDQNRYVEGAEQYIIDALSWCGIPFDEGPGKEGDFGPYRQSERKNLYRQYADQLIENGWAYYAFDTAGELDEQRKNCEAEGKTFIYNWHNRMNLSNSLSLSEEEVNAKIEAGENYVVRFKSPEGEFIHLQDSIRGDIKIDSNLLDDKVLYKSDGMPTYHLANIVDDHLMEITHVIRGEEWLPSLALHVLLYRAFGWNAPEFAHLPLILKPVGKGKLSKRDGDKLGFPVFPMQWTDPKTSDVSRGYKEDGYFPDALMNFLAFLGWNPGTEQELFGIDELTNAFDLKRVNKSGARFDPEKIKWYNQQYLQLKNNETLAKLFINHIEADAAILSAVEKPDTLLTLNYVTDVVRLIKERASFVADFWDLGSYFFKSPREYDAKAAKKQWKDNTSAIMNELIDVLEGINEFSSSNTETIVKEWIAEKELGFGQVMPPFRLSLVGEMKGPHVFDIAALIGKDETISRIQNAVSNLS, encoded by the coding sequence ATGACTAAGAAAGTACGCGTTCGGTTTGCTCCGAGTCCTACAGGTCCCCTGCATATAGGTGGTGTTCGTACGGCTCTGTTCAACTATTTATTTGCTAAAAAAAATGGTGGTGATTTTGTACTTCGTATCGAAGATACCGACCAGAATCGTTATGTTGAAGGAGCAGAACAATACATTATAGACGCATTGAGTTGGTGCGGAATTCCTTTTGACGAAGGCCCGGGAAAAGAAGGAGATTTTGGACCGTACAGACAGAGTGAACGAAAAAATTTGTACAGGCAATATGCCGATCAGCTTATTGAAAACGGCTGGGCGTATTATGCTTTTGATACTGCTGGGGAATTAGATGAACAACGCAAGAATTGCGAAGCAGAAGGGAAGACTTTTATATATAACTGGCACAACCGTATGAATTTGAGTAACTCCCTTTCTTTATCAGAAGAAGAGGTAAATGCCAAGATTGAAGCCGGAGAGAATTATGTGGTCAGGTTTAAATCACCCGAAGGCGAATTTATTCACTTACAGGATAGTATCAGGGGAGATATTAAGATCGACTCGAATCTCTTAGACGATAAGGTGTTGTATAAAAGTGATGGGATGCCTACTTACCACCTCGCTAATATTGTTGATGATCATTTAATGGAAATCACACATGTAATTCGTGGAGAAGAATGGTTGCCATCACTGGCACTGCACGTTTTGCTTTATCGCGCTTTTGGGTGGAATGCACCGGAGTTTGCACATTTACCGCTTATTTTAAAACCGGTTGGTAAAGGAAAGCTTAGTAAAAGGGACGGCGACAAATTAGGGTTCCCTGTATTTCCTATGCAATGGACGGACCCTAAGACATCAGATGTTTCACGCGGGTATAAGGAAGATGGATATTTTCCGGATGCGCTGATGAATTTCCTGGCTTTCCTTGGCTGGAACCCCGGTACTGAACAAGAATTGTTCGGTATAGATGAATTAACAAATGCTTTTGATTTGAAGCGTGTCAATAAATCAGGAGCTCGTTTCGATCCGGAAAAAATCAAATGGTATAACCAGCAATACTTGCAACTTAAAAACAATGAGACGCTTGCAAAGCTTTTTATAAACCATATAGAAGCTGATGCTGCTATTTTAAGTGCTGTCGAGAAACCAGATACGCTTTTAACACTTAATTATGTAACTGACGTTGTTCGTTTGATAAAAGAGCGCGCTTCGTTTGTGGCAGATTTTTGGGATCTGGGCAGTTATTTCTTTAAATCCCCTCGGGAATACGATGCGAAAGCCGCTAAAAAACAATGGAAGGATAATACTTCCGCAATCATGAACGAGCTGATAGATGTGCTGGAGGGTATAAACGAATTTTCCTCTTCAAATACAGAAACGATAGTAAAAGAATGGATTGCAGAAAAAGAACTGGGCTTTGGACAGGTCATGCCGCCTTTCCGCTTGTCTTTGGTTGGCGAAATGAAAGGACCGCACGTCTTTGATATTGCTGCACTTATAGGCAAAGACGAAACAATTAGCCGAATTCAAAACGCCGTAAGCAATCTTTCATAA
- a CDS encoding SPFH domain-containing protein — translation MFDFLLYPIIFFGLVILFSSFFIVKQQTAVVIERFGRFQSIRNSGLQMKIPIVDRKSGRLSLKIQQLDVIVETKTLDDVFVKLKVSVQYVVIKDKVYEAFYKLEYPHDQITSYVFDVVRAEVPKMKLDDVFVKKDDIAIAVKRELQEAMLDYGYDIIKTLVTDIDPDAQVKSAMNRINASEREKIAAQFEGDAQRILIVEKAKAEAESKRLQGQGIADQRREIARGLEESVEVLNRVGINSQEASALIVVTQHYDTLQAIGEETNSNLILLPNSPQAGSNMLNDMVASFVASNQIGEAMKKQQKKKDGDSES, via the coding sequence ATGTTCGACTTTTTATTGTATCCCATTATATTTTTTGGGTTGGTAATTCTATTTAGCTCTTTTTTTATTGTAAAACAGCAAACAGCGGTAGTAATTGAAAGATTTGGGCGCTTTCAGAGCATACGTAATTCAGGACTACAGATGAAGATTCCGATTGTAGACCGTAAATCCGGGCGCCTGAGTTTGAAGATTCAGCAATTAGACGTGATTGTAGAAACGAAAACCCTCGATGATGTATTTGTTAAGCTTAAAGTTTCGGTACAATATGTAGTTATTAAGGATAAAGTATACGAAGCTTTTTATAAGCTTGAATATCCACACGACCAGATCACCTCTTATGTGTTTGATGTTGTCCGTGCAGAAGTACCCAAGATGAAACTGGATGACGTATTTGTAAAGAAAGACGACATTGCCATTGCCGTAAAACGGGAACTACAAGAAGCTATGCTCGACTATGGATACGATATTATTAAAACACTGGTTACAGATATAGATCCTGATGCTCAGGTAAAATCGGCCATGAACAGGATCAATGCTTCCGAACGCGAAAAGATTGCTGCACAGTTCGAAGGAGATGCACAGCGGATATTGATTGTAGAAAAAGCAAAGGCCGAGGCTGAAAGTAAACGCCTGCAAGGACAAGGTATAGCCGATCAGCGTAGGGAAATTGCGCGCGGACTCGAAGAATCTGTAGAGGTACTGAACAGGGTCGGTATCAATTCGCAGGAAGCTTCTGCCCTGATTGTGGTTACTCAACATTACGATACATTGCAGGCAATCGGGGAAGAAACAAACAGTAATTTGATTTTGTTGCCAAACTCTCCTCAGGCCGGCAGTAATATGTTAAATGATATGGTGGCTAGCTTTGTTGCCAGTAATCAAATCGGAGAAGCGATGAAAAAACAACAAAAGAAGAAAGACGGGGATTCTGAGAGCTAG
- a CDS encoding glutamine--tRNA ligase/YqeY domain fusion protein, whose protein sequence is MSEERSLNFIEHIIEDDLKAGVKKDQLRFRFPPEPNGYLHIGHASSICLNFGLGNRYNAPVNLRFDDTNPTKEEQEYVDAIKRDVEWLGFEWDRECYASDYFQQLYDWAVTLIKKGKAYVDSQNSETIAEQKGSPTKPGTPSPYRDRSVAENLEIFEGMKNGEFEEGAHVLRAKIDMSSTNMLMRDPVMYRILNKAHHRTGNDWHIYPMYDWAHGESDYIEQVSHSLCTLEFLPHRELYDWFLDQVYDKNKVRSKQREFARRNLSHTVVSKRKLLRLVEEGVVSGWDDPRMPTISGLRRRGYTPDSIKKFADTIGIAKRENLIDVSLLEFCIREDLNKKANRVMAVLDPVKVIITNYPEGKEEWLDAENNPEEEVMTYRKVPFSREIYIEREDFKEEANRKFFRLTLGKEVRLKNAYIIKGESVVKDENGNITEIYCTYDEDSRSGSGTEASMRKVKGTLHWVSVAHAREVEVRIYDRLFTDPEPDGHEDKDFLEFINPESLKIVKGFAEPSLAESKPGEQFQFQRLGYFCVDKDATEENIVFNKTVGLRDTWAKLQDK, encoded by the coding sequence ATGTCAGAAGAGAGATCATTAAATTTTATAGAACATATTATTGAAGACGACTTAAAAGCGGGGGTTAAAAAAGATCAACTTCGATTTCGTTTTCCACCGGAGCCTAATGGTTATTTACACATAGGGCATGCAAGCTCGATATGTTTGAACTTTGGCCTGGGGAATCGTTATAACGCTCCTGTTAATTTAAGGTTCGATGATACGAACCCGACCAAAGAAGAGCAGGAGTATGTAGATGCCATTAAGAGAGATGTGGAATGGCTTGGTTTTGAATGGGACAGGGAATGCTATGCTTCCGATTATTTTCAGCAATTATACGATTGGGCTGTAACCCTGATTAAAAAGGGAAAAGCTTATGTTGACAGTCAAAATTCTGAGACGATAGCCGAACAAAAAGGAAGCCCGACAAAGCCAGGTACACCAAGCCCTTACAGAGACCGATCGGTAGCGGAGAACCTCGAAATTTTTGAGGGAATGAAAAATGGTGAATTTGAAGAAGGTGCTCATGTATTAAGGGCTAAAATTGATATGAGTTCTACGAATATGCTCATGCGAGACCCGGTAATGTACCGTATTCTGAACAAAGCACACCACAGGACAGGAAACGACTGGCACATTTACCCAATGTACGACTGGGCTCATGGAGAAAGTGATTATATAGAGCAAGTGTCTCATTCATTGTGTACACTCGAATTTTTACCACACCGAGAATTGTACGACTGGTTTTTGGATCAGGTTTATGATAAAAATAAAGTGCGGTCAAAACAACGGGAATTTGCCAGAAGAAATTTAAGTCATACGGTTGTTAGCAAACGGAAACTTCTTCGTCTGGTTGAAGAAGGGGTTGTTTCGGGTTGGGATGATCCGAGAATGCCTACTATATCAGGCTTAAGAAGACGTGGATACACCCCGGATTCTATCAAAAAATTTGCAGATACGATTGGTATTGCCAAACGCGAAAACTTAATCGATGTTTCCTTACTTGAATTTTGTATCCGTGAAGATCTTAACAAAAAAGCCAATCGTGTAATGGCTGTTCTGGATCCGGTTAAGGTTATCATCACCAACTACCCTGAAGGAAAGGAAGAATGGCTTGATGCCGAAAACAATCCGGAAGAAGAAGTAATGACTTACAGAAAGGTGCCTTTTTCGCGTGAGATCTATATTGAAAGAGAAGATTTTAAAGAAGAGGCCAACCGTAAATTCTTCCGTTTAACCCTCGGGAAAGAGGTCCGCCTTAAAAATGCTTATATCATTAAAGGGGAAAGTGTTGTAAAGGACGAAAACGGAAACATTACCGAGATCTACTGTACCTATGATGAAGACAGCAGGAGTGGAAGTGGTACCGAAGCCAGTATGAGAAAAGTGAAAGGTACTTTACACTGGGTATCTGTTGCACATGCAAGGGAAGTCGAAGTAAGAATCTACGACAGGCTCTTTACGGATCCGGAACCTGATGGTCATGAAGACAAGGACTTTTTAGAATTCATCAATCCCGAATCGCTTAAAATCGTAAAAGGTTTTGCCGAACCCAGTTTGGCAGAAAGTAAACCGGGCGAACAATTTCAGTTTCAACGTCTGGGATATTTCTGTGTTGATAAAGATGCAACAGAAGAAAATATCGTTTTTAACAAAACAGTTGGTTTAAGGGACACCTGGGCAAAACTTCAAGATAAATAA